The genomic stretch CGCAGGTCGATCCACAGGTTGTTCGTGTTGTAGAAGCGCCACCGCCGGACGTCGCCGAACGAGTCGTCGCCCTCCGGCACCTGCGCCGTCTCGCGCAGCACGAGGCGGCCGTCGAGCCGTGCGATGTGGCCGCCCTTGCGATCGGCGGGCGTCCCGTGCACGACCTCCATGACGAACGGCGCGCCGTCGTCCTGCGCCCAGGCGAGGACGCGCGGGTCGAGCTCGGCGCCCAGGTTGTCGGCGTTGGAGGCGAACAGCCAGTCGATCCCCCGTTCCCGCAGCCGGGCGAGCGTGCCGGAGCCGGCGAGCGCGGCGTACAGGTCGCCGTGGCCGGGCGGGCACCACTCCAGGGCGGGCTCGGCCGGCCAGTGCACCGGCTCGAGCGTCTCGGCGTCGAGCTTGGGCTCGCGCGACTGCAGGAACTGCTCGGCGCCGAGGCCGCGGTGGGGCCGGAGAGCGCGCGCCGACTGCGCCTCGGTGGCGAAGGACGACATCAGCACGAGCGGCAGCCCGGGGGCGTCGTGGCGGCGGCGAAGACCCAGCACCTGTGCGGCGATGACGTCGAGGAACGTCCGGTGCCCCTTGACGGGGACCAGCGACTTCGCGTGGTGCAGGCCCATGCTCGTGCCGAGTCCGCCGTTGAGCTTGAGCACCGCCACGCGGCGCAGGGCCGGGTCCCCGTCGTCGACGCCATCGAGGTCGTCGAGGCGCGGGATGCCGGCGACCGGCTCGAGGCGGTCGCCGGGCAGCAGGCCGTCGTCGCCTTCGAGGAGCTGGCGGGCGCGGCGCTCGAACGCCGCGATGGCCGGGCCCGAGGCCCCGTCCGCGCGCATCCGCTCGACCGCCGCGGCGATCCCGGCGTGGCCGTGCTGTGCGGTCATGCGCCCCACCGTATGCCCAGGGAAGCGGGCACTGCACCGATCGCTGGACGGCACCGTCAGCCCAGCGCGGGCCGCGTCCCGACGATCCGCGCGCGCTGCAGGTGGTAGCCCTCCACCCCGTTCGCCGACAGCCGGACGTGCAGGATGCCGGTGCGCGAGCTCGCGGGCGATCCGGCCGCCCAGACGAAGTTGCCGAGGCTGTAGGCGATCAGGCGCTTGGCCCCAGCCCGCCGGATCGGCTGCAGGACGTGCGGATGCGCGCCGATGACCGCGCTCGCGCCCGCCGAGACGGCATCCGCCGCGAAACCGCGCTGCCGGGCGGTCTCGCGCGGGTCGCGCTCGACGCCCCAGTGGAAGGTGACGATGACGACGTCGGCGTGCCGGCGCGCTTCGCGGACGCCGTCGCGGATCGCCTGCGGCGATGCGAAGGCGGTGCCGGGGCGGTCCGGCGTCGCGGCGAACGAGGTGGGCCCGATGTCCGAGAAGCCCACGAACGCGACCTTCAGGCCCAGCCGCTCGATGACCTGCGGCGCGCGGGCGCCGGTGAGGTCGGTCCCGGCGCCGACCGCGAGCGCGCCGGTGGAGCGCACGTTGCGGATCGTGTCGAGGAGGGCGCCGGTCCCGTAGTCGCCGACGTGGTTGTTGGCGAGGTTCAGCACGTCGAGCCCCGCGTACGGCACGACCTCGCGCAGGGCGCCGGGGCTGCCCCGGAACGTGAACTCCTTGACCTCGGGCGTCCCGCGGGTGGAGATCGAGCACTCGAGGTTGCCGAACGCGATGTCGGCGGCCTTCAGCGTCGCGGCGACGCCGCCCCACGGCCAGCGGTTGCCGCGCTGGAGCATC from Capillimicrobium parvum encodes the following:
- a CDS encoding UTP--glucose-1-phosphate uridylyltransferase; translated protein: MTAQHGHAGIAAAVERMRADGASGPAIAAFERRARQLLEGDDGLLPGDRLEPVAGIPRLDDLDGVDDGDPALRRVAVLKLNGGLGTSMGLHHAKSLVPVKGHRTFLDVIAAQVLGLRRRHDAPGLPLVLMSSFATEAQSARALRPHRGLGAEQFLQSREPKLDAETLEPVHWPAEPALEWCPPGHGDLYAALAGSGTLARLRERGIDWLFASNADNLGAELDPRVLAWAQDDGAPFVMEVVHGTPADRKGGHIARLDGRLVLRETAQVPEGDDSFGDVRRWRFYNTNNLWIDLRALEALVREDPAGPPLPLIVNHKTVDPRDDGSPAVLQLETAMGAAIGAIDGARALHVPRSRFAPVKTTDDLLVVRSDAYTLEGDGHLAPAFDGDPPFVELDPAFYRRLADFDGRFAGGPPSLRRCRSLRVDGDVHFGPGVTVEGNVELTGPGRVPGGVVLAG
- a CDS encoding CapA family protein, with the protein product MPLAQDVPPPPTPVPPPAPLIVRAPRLLATGLPIGVRGAGAPPGARVSLQVRTENGWSPVRRRTADAAGRVMFAYRPSRSRPRLRIRLAAPGALPSAARTVRTRDVTLAAFGDANFGDGVQAVMLQRGNRWPWGGVAATLKAADIAFGNLECSISTRGTPEVKEFTFRGSPGALREVVPYAGLDVLNLANNHVGDYGTGALLDTIRNVRSTGALAVGAGTDLTGARAPQVIERLGLKVAFVGFSDIGPTSFAATPDRPGTAFASPQAIRDGVREARRHADVVIVTFHWGVERDPRETARQRGFAADAVSAGASAVIGAHPHVLQPIRRAGAKRLIAYSLGNFVWAAGSPASSRTGILHVRLSANGVEGYHLQRARIVGTRPALG